The nucleotide sequence CTCTACCAGCAGTGCATCAAGCGCGACGTCGAGTTCTACAACGAGTTCTACGTGCTCGACCTGCTGTTCACCGAGGTCGACGGCGTCCGGCGCACGGCCGGCGTGGTGGCGTACGAGCTGGCCACCGGCGAGATCCACGTGTTCCGCGCGAAGGCGGTCGTGTTCGCGACCGGCGGCGCCGGCAAGGTCTACAAGACCACGTCGAACGCGCACACGCTGACCGGCGACGGCATGGCCATCGCGTTGCGCAGCGGGCTGCCGCTGGAGGACATGGAGTTCTTCCAGTTCCACCCGACGGGCCTCGCGGGCCTGGGCATCCTGCTGTCCGAGGCCGCCCGCGGCGAGGGCGCGATCCTGCGCAACAGCGAGGGCGAGCGGTTCATGGAGCGCTACGCCCCGACGCTGAAGGACCTCGCGCCGCGCGACGTGGTCGCCCGGGCCATGGCCAACGAGGTCCGCGAGGGCCGCGGCTCCGGCCCGAACAAGGACTACGTGCTGCTCGACCTCACCCATCTGGAGCCTTCGCACATCGACGCGAAGCTGCCCGACATCACCGAGTTCGCCCGCACCTACCTGGGCGTCGAGCCGTACACCGAGCCGGTGCCGGTCTTCCCGACGGCCCACTACGCGATGGGCGGCATGCCGACGACGATCGACGCCGAGGTGCTGGGCGACAACACGCACGTCGTGCCGGGCCTGTACGCCGCCGGCGAGGTGGCCTGCGTCAGCGTGCACGGCGCGAACCGCCTGGGCACCAATTCGCTGCTGGACATCAACGTGTTCGGGCGGCGGGCCGGCCTGGCGGCGGCGGCGTTCGCCGAGAAGGCGCCGCTGGTCGAGCTGCCGGACGCGCCGTCGGCCGACACCGAGGCGCTGCTCGAAGGGATCCGCGACCGCGCCGACGGCGAGCGGGTCGCCGTCCTGCGCCGCGAGCTGCAGGAGACGATGGACGCGAACGCGCAGGTCTTCCGGTCGGAGGCGACGCTGAAGCAGGCGCTCTCCGACGTCCACGCCCTGAAGGCGCGGTACGCGAACGTGTCCGTGCAGGACAAGGGCCGCCGGTTCAACACCGACCTGCTCGAGGCGGTCGAGCTCGGCTTCCTGCTCGACCTCGCCGAGGTCATCGTCGTCGGCGCCCTGGAGCGCAAGGAGTCGCGCGGCGGCCACTTCCGCGAGGACTACCAGAACCGCGACGACGTCAACTACATGCGCCACACCATGGCGTACCGCTCTGCCGAGGACGACGGGGTCCGCCTCGACTTCAAGCCCGTCGTCGTCACCCGCTACCAGCCGATGGAGCGCAAGTTCTGATGACTGCTGCTGTTGCCGACGCGCCGGTCGCCGGCGCCGTCCCGTCCTTCCAGGTCACGCTGCGGCTGCGCCGGTTCAACCCGGAGAGCGACACCGAGGCGCGCTGGGAGGAGCACACCGTCACCATGCACGGCACCGACCGGGTGCTCGATGCACTGCACAAGATCAAGTGGGAGATCGACGGCTCGCTGACGTTCCGGCGGTCGTGCGCGCACGGCATCTGCGGCTCCGACGCGATGCGCATCAACGGCCGCAACCGGCTGGCCTGCAAGACGCTGCTCAAGGACCTGCCGCTCGACAAGCCGGTCACCGTCGAGCCGATCAAGGGCCTCGCGGTGCTCAAGGACCTCGTGGTCGACATGGACCCGTTCTTCGAGGCCTACAAGTCGATCATGCCGTTCCTCGTCACCACCGGGAACGACCCGTCCCGCGAGCGCCGTCAGTCCCCCGAGGACCGCGCCCGCTACGACGACACCACGAAGTGCATCATGTGCGCCGCCTGCACGACCTCCTGCCCGGTGTACTGGTCCGACGGCCAGTACTTCGGCCCGCAGGCGATCGTCGGGGCCCACCGGTTCATCTTCGACTCGCGCGACGAGGGCGCCGAGCAGCGCCTCGAGATCCTCAACGACCGCGACGGCGTCTGGCGCTGCCGCACGACGTTCAACTGCACCGACGCCTGCCCGCGCGGCATCGAGGTGACGAAGGCCATCCAAGAGGTCAAGCGCGCCCTCCTCTTCCGCCGCGTCTGACGGTCGACCGCCTCGCCCCGCCCTCGCCCCTCGCCCGCCCAGTTCGTCACCTGATCATCTCCAGCATGTGGACAGAAAACGATCAGGTGACCAAACGCGCAGTGAGGGCAGCGTTAGGTCACCTGATCATCAGGCGTCGGTGTGTCCGTCCCATCCTCGGGCGATCAGCGCACGGATCAGCGTCTCGCCGACCGACTCCGGCCGATGCCTGATGGCGTACGACGTGGATCGGAGCAGGGTCCGGCCGTCGATCAGGATGTCGTTCGCCCGGTCCAGGTCGGAGTCCCACGTGACGACGTCGAGGTGACCACGACCGTCGACCTCGACCGAGAGCCGGTAGTCCGCCCAGTCCGCGTCGAGGTAGCGGCGCCCGTCAGGCCGCGGAAGGACCCGCTGACGGGCCGGTTCGGGCAGGTGGAAGGCGCGGACGATGACGGCGAACTCGCGCTCCGGGACGGACGCGATACCGCCGGCGGCTTCGTCGATGGTCTCCACGATCAGGGCGTGACGCAGACACAGGCCACGCCGTGACAGGGCGTCGTGCAGTTGCTCCGGCGTCACCAGACGTTGCTGTAATCCGGCGAGGACGATCGCGCGTGCCCGGTCGTCGCGAGCCGCCCACGCCGCGGCGTCGACGATGCTCCTGGACAGCCGGCATCGCCGCGGGACCTTGAGCGGATGCACATCGGCCTCGTCGAGGAACCTGGAGTAGTGCACCACGACGCCGGGCAGCCGCGGATCGCGGGTGCCGCAGGGCTGCGTCACGTCGATGTCGCTGGTCGAGAACCCCTGCAGCCCATCGAGCGCGGCGGCGGTCGGCCCGGCGAGCGCCGAGCCACGTGGCGAGCCCTTCACGGCCGCCTGCAGCCGCTGAGCCCGTCCGAGCGCGCCGTTGTGGCTGACGAAGACGTCCCGGCCGATCCGCTGCCACCGACGCGCGCGTAGCTCACGGCGACGTGGCGAGCGAAGTCCGGCGGCACCTCGCGGCGGTGCAGCACGCCCGCCTCGGCCTCCAGCAGACGCGCGAACGTCTCGCCGTCGCACCTCGCGCCCGGTGGATCCGCTGTCATGAGGACCAGCCCAGCGACCAGTCGGCGCGGTCGCCAGGGGCCGAGCCGGATTTGTGGACGACGGCCCGAATCGACGGCCCTTGTGGACATCGGCGAACCTGGTATCTTGTGTCGCATGGTACCTGGCGAGGGTCAGATCATGACCAACCTCCGGCGCGGGGCGTTGGAGTACTGCATCCTCGCCCTGGTCCGCGACGGCGAACGGTACGGGCTGGACATCGCCCGCGAGCTGACCGACGGCGTGCTGATGGCCGGCGAGGGCACGCTGTACCCGCTGCTGTCGCGGCTGCGCAAGGGCGGGCTGGTGGCGTCGTCGTGGCAGGAGTCCGACTCCGGGCCGCCGCGGCGCTACTACCGGCTGACGTCCGACGGGCGGGCGGCGCTGGACACGTTCGAGCAGACCTGGCGGCCGTTCCGCGACGCCGTCGACCGCGTTCTCGCCGACGGGCGAGGGTGACCGCCATGGAGGAGCCCATGCTGACCGCCACCCAGCACCAGCGCGTCGACCGCTACCTGGCCGAGCTGGCCGGCGCGCTCGGCGCCCTGCCGGAGAGCGAGCGGGACGACGTCGTCGCCGGGGTGCGCGAGCACGTCGAAGCCGCCCTGACCGGCCGGTCGCCCGTCACCGACGCGGACGTCGACGAGGTGCTGCGCGCGCTCGGCGACCCGCTGGCCATCGCGGCCGAGGCGACCGGCGACGACGGGACCGGCGGCGGCCCCGGTGCGGCCGGTGTGGCCGGCGCGGCCGGTGTGGCCGGCTCCGAGGACGGCCGCCGCCGCGACGTGCCCGTGCTGCAGCGCGACTGGGTGCCGGGCGCCGTGGTGGTGGCGCTGCTGCTCGGCCCGCTGGTGCTGCCGTTCTTCGTCTCGTTCGGCGGCATCCTGCTGCTGCCGTTCCTGCTGGTCACCGGGTGGTCGCTGCTCTGGATCTCGCCGCTGTGGACCGTGGGCGAGAAGTTCGCCGGCACGTTCCTGCTGCCGGCCACCGGCGTGGTGTTCTTCACGTTCTCGTTCATGTCCGGTGGCGGCACCGAGGTGTGCTCGGGGTCGGGGTCGTCGGACGGCACGTACAACGAGGCCTGCCGGACCGAGGGGGCGGTCATCACGCCGATCGCCGCGTGGGCCGTGCTCGGCGCCGTGGCCGTCGTGGCCGTCGTCACCGCCGTCGTCCTGTACCGGAACGGCCGGCGGCGGGCGGCGGAGCTGGCTCAGAGCTTCTCGACCGGCGCGTAGCGCAGCAGCAGCGTCTTCAGGCCGGACTCGCCGAAGTCGACGGTGGCCTGGGCGTGCTCGCCCTGGCCGTTGGTCGCGACGACGGTGCCCAGGCCGAACGCGTCGTGGGTGACGCGGTCGCCGGCGGACAGCGAGATGACCGGGCGGTTGCCGGCGCCGGTGGCGCGGCCGCTGACGGCCTGGCGCCGCGGTGGCGGCGGGGTGTTCCACTTGACCTGGTCGGCCTCGGTGCGGCGCCAGTCGATCAGCTCGTCGGGGATCTCGGCGAGGAACCGCGACGCCGGGTTGTGCGCCGGCGACCCCCACGCGCTGCGCAGCAACGCCCGCGACAGGTACAGCCGCTCGCGCGCCCGGGTGATGCCGACGTAGGCGAGCCGGCGCTCTTCCTCGAGCTCCTGCGTGTTGCCGCTGAGCGAGCGCTGGTGCGGGAAGACGCCGTCCTCGAGGCCGGTGAGGAACACCACCGGGAACTCGAGTCCCTTCGCGGTGTGCAGCGTCATCAGCGTGACCATGCCGTCGTGGTCGTCGCCCTCGGGGATCTCGTCGGCGTCGGCGACCAGGCTGACCTGCTCGAGGAACCCGGGCAGCGAGCCGTCGGAGTCTTCGCTCGCCTCGTACTCGCCGGCGACGGCGACCAGTTCGCGGAGGTTGTCGAGGCGGGTCTCGTCCTGCGGGTCGTCGGACTCGGACAGCTCGGCGACGTAGCCGGTGCGGTCGAGCGTCGCCTCGAGGACGGCGGCCGGCCCGATGCCGTTCTCGACCAGCGCCCGCAGCTCGTCGGTCAGCTGGACGAACCCCTCGATGGCGTTGACCGACCGGGTGGCGATGCCGGGTGCGTCGGCGGCCCGGCGCAGCGCCTGGAAGAAGGTGGTGCGGTCGCGCTGGGCCAGCGCCTCGACCATGGCCTCGGCGCGGTCGCCGATGCCCCGCTTGGGGACGTTGAGGATGCGCCGCAGCGACACGGAGTCCTCGGGGTTGGCGAGGAACCGCAGGTACGCCAGCGAGTCGCGGATCTCGCGCCGTTCGTAGAACCTGGTGCCGCCGACGACGCGGTACGGCAGGCCGACCCGGACGAAGATCTCTTCCAGCACCCGGGACTGCGCATTGGTGCGGTAGAACACCGCGACGTCGCCGGTGCGCGCCTCGCCCTCGTCGGTGAGCCGGTCGATCTCGTCGGCGACGAACTGCGCCTCGGCGTGCTCGTCGTCGGCCACGTACCCGACGATCTTGGCGCCGTCGCCGCTGTCGCTCCACAGCCGCTTCGGCTTGCGGCCGGAGTTGCGGGCGATGACGGCGTTGGCGGCGGACAGGATGGTCTGGGTGGAGCGGTAGTTCTGCTCGAGCAGGATGACCCGGGTGTCGGGGTAGTCCTCCTCGAACTGCAGGATGTTGCGGATGGTGGCGCCGCGGAACGCGTAGATGGACTGGTCGGCGTCGCCCACCACGCACAGCTCGGCCGGCGGCACCGCGGGCTCGTCCTCGCCGGAGATGACGCCGGCGCCGACCAGCTCGCGCACCAGCACGTACTGGGCGTGGTTGGTGTCCTGGTACTCGTCGACCAGGACGTGCCGGAACCGCCGCCGGTAGTTCTCCGCGACGTCGGGGAACGCCTGCAGCAGGTGCACCGTCGTCATGATGAGGTCGTCGAAGTCGAACGCGTTGGCCTCGGTGAGCCGGCGCTGGTACAGCTCGTACGCCTCGGCCACCATCTTCTCGTGGTGGGTGTCGGCCCGGGCCATGGCGGTCTCGTAGTCGATGAGGTCGTTCTTGAAGTTGCTGATGGCGTAGCTGAACTGCCGCGGCTGGTAGCGGCGTGGGTCGAGGTCGAGCTCGCGGCACACCATGGCCATCAGCCGGTGGGAGTCGGCCTGGTCGTAGATGGAGAACGTCGACGTGTAGCCGAAGACCTTCGCCTCGCGCCGCAGGATGCGCACGCACGCCGAGTGGAACGTCGACACCCACATGATGTCGGAGCGCTTCCCGACGAGGTCGGCGACGCGCGCCTTCATCTCGCCGGCGGCCTTGTTGGTGAACGTGATGGCGAGAATGGAGCCCGGGTGCGCGTTGCGCTCGCCCAGCAGGTACGCGATGCGCCGCGTCAGCACCCTGGTCTTCCCCGACCCCGCCCCGGCGACGATGAGCAGCGGCGACCCCTGGTGGATCACCGCGTCACGCTGCGGCCCGTTCAGGCCGTCGAGCAGCGCTTCGGGGTCGCGCGACCGCCGCCTGGCCGGCTTACTCGGCGTGGCCGACTCGGTCAGGGTGAGGTCGTCGAACAGGGCGCTCATTGCCGGCGGTCACACTCGCCTTCTCACTCGCTTGGCGCTGGCGCACCCAGCCTATGCCCGACCGCCGACAGACTCCGACCGAACACGCTTACGAACGCCGGGGCGGTCGCCTGGTCGTGCGCATGACTTCGCGCCAGACGGGAACCATCACGGGTGGGAGCTGTGGCGATGCTCGGCGACACCTTCACGCCGTACGGCCCCTCCCACGTGGCCGTACTGGTGGTCCTGGCCGCTCTGGCCTGGTGGCTGGTGCGGCGGGGACGCGCGGCCCGCAGCACCCGCACGGCGGACCGGCTCAGCGCCGGGTTCGCGGTCGTCTTCCTGGCGCTGACGCTGCCGCTGCAGGTGTACTTCAATCTGCCCGGCCGCTTCGACGTGGGCCTCTCGCTGCCGATACAGCTGTGCGACCTCGCCTGGCTGGCGGCGATCCACGCGCTCCTGACCCGCCGGCGCTGGTCGGCCGCGCTGACGTACTACTGGGGCCTCACCCTCAGCATCCAGCCGATCCTCACCCCCGACCTGGACGCGGAGTTCCCCGACCCGGCGTTCGTCCTCTACTGGTCGATGCACGGCCTGACCGTCGTTACGGCGATCTTCCTGACCTGGGGGCTGGGGCTGCGCCCCGGCTGGGACTCGTACCGGGTGGCGGTGGCCGCGACGGCCGCGTGGGCGGTGACGGTGTTCGCGTTCAACGCGGCGGCCGGCACGAACTACGGCTTCCTCAACGCCAAGCCGGACTCCGCGTCGCTGCTCGACGTGTTCGGCCCCTGGCCCTGGTACGTGGTGGTCGAGACGGCGCTCGTGGTGGCCGTGTGGGCCCTGCTCACCTGGCCGTGGACGCGGCCGCCACCTGCTGGTCGAGGAGGGCGCGATAGTCGTCGAGCTGCGCCCGGTGACCGGCGATGAGCTGCGCCTGGTAGTCGGCCTCGACGGCGGACCAGACGGGGATCAGGCCGGTGGACTGCTTGCAGGCGACGTCGGCGACGGCGGTGGCGATCTCGTCGGGGCCGGCGGTGTCGGACGTCCACCAGCGCGGGTCGTCGTTGGCGTCCATGGGCGCGGCATACCGGAACCCCGCCTCGGCCATGCACGCGGACCACGCGGCGAACGCGTCGAGCACCCGAGGGTCGCCCAACGCGGCGTGCCAGGCGTCGGCCTGGACGGTGGAGACCAGCTCCTGACCGTCGCGGAGCGCGGACGCCGACGCCGGCGCGACGGCGGTCGCGCGGGTCGCCGAGCCGAGACAGCCGCCTTCGGGGACGTCGTCGCGAGCGGCCGGCTCGCCGTCGGCTGTGACGCCGACCAGCACCTCGAGCTCGGCGTCGGTGTGCGCCTCGTAGAACTCGCGCCGCACGTCGGCGGTGGACGGCGGGTGGTAGCCGTGGGCGGCGGCGACCTCGGGGTCGGCGACGGCGTAGCGGCGGTCGTGGCGGCCGGCCGCGGCCGACGCGGTCTCGGCGGCGGTGCCGAACGGCAGCGGGTCGATGGCCGCGGCGTCGAGGCCGAGCGACGTCGCGCAGTCGCGCACGTGCGCCTCGCCGACCCGGCCGAGCAGCTCGTCCTCGGCGGCGGTGAACGCATACGCGTCGAGTGGCAGCGTCAACCCGGGCTCCGACGGCGCCGCACCCGGCGCGACGTCATCGGCCCGCGCCACCTCCGCACCCGGAACGGCGCCACCACCGGACGACTCGACGGCGACGTCAGCGGGCGCGGCGCCGCACGCGGCCGCGCACACGGCGACGGGAACGGCGAGGAGGACGGCGGAACGGAGGAGCACTCGGGCGGTCATGCCACGGCCTTTCGATGGCCACCGGTCAGCCGCACACCAGGGGCTGCTGGTGGCACCAGTTGAACGATGCGTTGTCGTTGTACGTGTCGCCGAGATTCCGCTTGGCCAGCGGCGGCACGTCGTCAGCCGGGCCAGCGTAACCGGAATTGAAGTAGACGCGCGCGGTGAAATAGCCGTCGCGATTCGACGCCGACGCGGCGTTGTTCTTCACGGTGACGCCGGAGCCCTTGCCGGAGCCGAGGAAGCGGTACGGCGCGAAGTCGCTGACCCGGTAGCGGAAGTCATGCAGGGCACCGGCCTGGCCGGAGTTGTAGTAGAGGCACAGCTCGAGACCGTGGCACCCGCCGTCGTGTTCGGCGGCGGAGGCTGGCGGTGTCACGCCTGTGACCAGCACACTCGTCAGGATCGTCGCGGCCGCGGCGGCGGCCAGGCGCCGGATCGGCGTCACTCGCGGACCTCCAGTTCGCACTCGGCTGCCCGCCACCCTAACCGACGGCCGCGCATCGGTGAACCGCCGGGGATCAGCTCCAGAAGACGGCGATCACGACATTCGCCGCGGACAGCCCGAACAGGGCGAAGAACAGTCCGTCGGCGATCGTCGTGCGTTTCCGGTTGGCGAAGCACAGCGCGGTGATGATCAGCACGATGACCAGTTTCACGCCGATCTTCGCGTTGTCGATGTCCTTGTCGAGAGAGTCGATGCC is from Jiangella alkaliphila and encodes:
- a CDS encoding PadR family transcriptional regulator gives rise to the protein MVPGEGQIMTNLRRGALEYCILALVRDGERYGLDIARELTDGVLMAGEGTLYPLLSRLRKGGLVASSWQESDSGPPRRYYRLTSDGRAALDTFEQTWRPFRDAVDRVLADGRG
- a CDS encoding succinate dehydrogenase iron-sulfur subunit, whose amino-acid sequence is MTAAVADAPVAGAVPSFQVTLRLRRFNPESDTEARWEEHTVTMHGTDRVLDALHKIKWEIDGSLTFRRSCAHGICGSDAMRINGRNRLACKTLLKDLPLDKPVTVEPIKGLAVLKDLVVDMDPFFEAYKSIMPFLVTTGNDPSRERRQSPEDRARYDDTTKCIMCAACTTSCPVYWSDGQYFGPQAIVGAHRFIFDSRDEGAEQRLEILNDRDGVWRCRTTFNCTDACPRGIEVTKAIQEVKRALLFRRV
- a CDS encoding PDDEXK family nuclease; this encodes MKGSPRGSALAGPTAAALDGLQGFSTSDIDVTQPCGTRDPRLPGVVVHYSRFLDEADVHPLKVPRRCRLSRSIVDAAAWAARDDRARAIVLAGLQQRLVTPEQLHDALSRRGLCLRHALIVETIDEAAGGIASVPEREFAVIVRAFHLPEPARQRVLPRPDGRRYLDADWADYRLSVEVDGRGHLDVVTWDSDLDRANDILIDGRTLLRSTSYAIRHRPESVGETLIRALIARGWDGHTDA
- the sdhA gene encoding succinate dehydrogenase flavoprotein subunit, which encodes MQTHQYDVVIVGAGGAGMRAALESGQRVRTAVLTKLYPTRSHTGAAQGGMCAALANVEEDNWEWHTFDTVKGGDFLVDQDAAEVMAKEAIDAVLDLEKMGLPFNRTPDGLIDQRRFGGHTRKHGEAAVRRSCYAADRTGHMILQTLYQQCIKRDVEFYNEFYVLDLLFTEVDGVRRTAGVVAYELATGEIHVFRAKAVVFATGGAGKVYKTTSNAHTLTGDGMAIALRSGLPLEDMEFFQFHPTGLAGLGILLSEAARGEGAILRNSEGERFMERYAPTLKDLAPRDVVARAMANEVREGRGSGPNKDYVLLDLTHLEPSHIDAKLPDITEFARTYLGVEPYTEPVPVFPTAHYAMGGMPTTIDAEVLGDNTHVVPGLYAAGEVACVSVHGANRLGTNSLLDINVFGRRAGLAAAAFAEKAPLVELPDAPSADTEALLEGIRDRADGERVAVLRRELQETMDANAQVFRSEATLKQALSDVHALKARYANVSVQDKGRRFNTDLLEAVELGFLLDLAEVIVVGALERKESRGGHFREDYQNRDDVNYMRHTMAYRSAEDDGVRLDFKPVVVTRYQPMERKF
- a CDS encoding HAAS signaling domain-containing protein, with translation MEEPMLTATQHQRVDRYLAELAGALGALPESERDDVVAGVREHVEAALTGRSPVTDADVDEVLRALGDPLAIAAEATGDDGTGGGPGAAGVAGAAGVAGSEDGRRRDVPVLQRDWVPGAVVVALLLGPLVLPFFVSFGGILLLPFLLVTGWSLLWISPLWTVGEKFAGTFLLPATGVVFFTFSFMSGGGTEVCSGSGSSDGTYNEACRTEGAVITPIAAWAVLGAVAVVAVVTAVVLYRNGRRRAAELAQSFSTGA
- a CDS encoding peptidase inhibitor family I36 protein; protein product: MTPIRRLAAAAAATILTSVLVTGVTPPASAAEHDGGCHGLELCLYYNSGQAGALHDFRYRVSDFAPYRFLGSGKGSGVTVKNNAASASNRDGYFTARVYFNSGYAGPADDVPPLAKRNLGDTYNDNASFNWCHQQPLVCG
- the pcrA gene encoding DNA helicase PcrA, with the protein product MSALFDDLTLTESATPSKPARRRSRDPEALLDGLNGPQRDAVIHQGSPLLIVAGAGSGKTRVLTRRIAYLLGERNAHPGSILAITFTNKAAGEMKARVADLVGKRSDIMWVSTFHSACVRILRREAKVFGYTSTFSIYDQADSHRLMAMVCRELDLDPRRYQPRQFSYAISNFKNDLIDYETAMARADTHHEKMVAEAYELYQRRLTEANAFDFDDLIMTTVHLLQAFPDVAENYRRRFRHVLVDEYQDTNHAQYVLVRELVGAGVISGEDEPAVPPAELCVVGDADQSIYAFRGATIRNILQFEEDYPDTRVILLEQNYRSTQTILSAANAVIARNSGRKPKRLWSDSGDGAKIVGYVADDEHAEAQFVADEIDRLTDEGEARTGDVAVFYRTNAQSRVLEEIFVRVGLPYRVVGGTRFYERREIRDSLAYLRFLANPEDSVSLRRILNVPKRGIGDRAEAMVEALAQRDRTTFFQALRRAADAPGIATRSVNAIEGFVQLTDELRALVENGIGPAAVLEATLDRTGYVAELSESDDPQDETRLDNLRELVAVAGEYEASEDSDGSLPGFLEQVSLVADADEIPEGDDHDGMVTLMTLHTAKGLEFPVVFLTGLEDGVFPHQRSLSGNTQELEEERRLAYVGITRARERLYLSRALLRSAWGSPAHNPASRFLAEIPDELIDWRRTEADQVKWNTPPPPRRQAVSGRATGAGNRPVISLSAGDRVTHDAFGLGTVVATNGQGEHAQATVDFGESGLKTLLLRYAPVEKL
- a CDS encoding YwaF family protein — encoded protein: MLGDTFTPYGPSHVAVLVVLAALAWWLVRRGRAARSTRTADRLSAGFAVVFLALTLPLQVYFNLPGRFDVGLSLPIQLCDLAWLAAIHALLTRRRWSAALTYYWGLTLSIQPILTPDLDAEFPDPAFVLYWSMHGLTVVTAIFLTWGLGLRPGWDSYRVAVAATAAWAVTVFAFNAAAGTNYGFLNAKPDSASLLDVFGPWPWYVVVETALVVAVWALLTWPWTRPPPAGRGGRDSRRAAPGDRR